The DNA region GTGTTTATTGTTTAACCGAAGGCACTCTGTGGAAGCACTGAGTTGGACACTGGCTACGGTAGCAAAACCTTTGTCTTCACAGTTTTCTATTCATAGAAGGTCAAATGCATTATTTAATTGTTTAATTTTAGCTTCAAATTAGGAAATTAGGAAACAGTTTTCTTCTTAAGTCTATTTCTCACATCAAATTGGCAGCAGTTTCAGTGCGTGATTTGACTCCTTGACACCGGAATACTAGATTCTACAAAGCCTATTTTAACCTACTATTGCccaaatggcaatgacaaagttatGTGTTAATAGACAATGTCTAAAACATAGTAATAATATTGTTGTAACAAAGTTTTTTCAGTGAATCACTACATGTACACAGACAAAATACGCATTAACAGGGCTGTACAGTGCAAGCAATTGTTCACATTTTGCGCCTAAATTTGATTGtgcaagaaagaaaaataaaatgggagcatgTGTGCGAGAATgtctttcaaccctttcattcgcattttgctcctCAGGAGAGCTGTGCATGTATTCCCCTGATTCACTGCAGTAGGTCATTAGGGTACTTAAATGAAGAGCCTACAGCATACGGTTCAATAGTACATTAGGTGATAACGGACTTGGTAAAAGTGCTGACTCCATCAGGTGTGTGATGCCTGGCACAGGTGGTCATATCACCTGTCTCCAGGTACGTAGAGGGAGCAGGAAAAGCCTCCGCCTCGTCGCCACATCTCTTACGCCTGCCTGCCACGCCACTCTAGAGTTACACAGGTGCAGGTGACACCGAGCTGAAGGTGTCACGATCAGATCACTTCAGCATCTCAAGTGCATGAGTGTGAGGTGTTAaatgaattagtgtgtgtgtgtgtgtgcgcatgtgagtgtgcaggtgtgtgtgtgaatttgagtgtgcgtgtatgtgtgtgcacgtgtgtgtgtgtgtgtgtgtgtgtgtgtgtgtgtgtgtgtgtgtgtgtgtgtgtgtgtgtgtgtgtgtgtgtgtgtgtgtgtgtgtgtgtgtgtgtgtatatgtgtgtgctgagACAGGACTAGGATTGTGATGTGTGACACTGAGGACCCTTTTGAGAACCGTAACAGttacataagagagagagagagagagagagagcgagagagagagagagagagagagagagcgagagagagagagagagagagcgaaagagtgtaataatatataataatatatatatgcattattattatccTGGTTACCCACAACACACCTCAGCACACACAGTGCAATTCCACCTGTTAAAACAGGCACCCCAGGTGAGCAGTGCAAAGGGACGGTACTGTGCTCAGGGATACCCAGTCCTCATGGAGTAAAAcaggggagagcgctggttattCACTTCCCCGCTCATCTGCCAGTGTCTGAAATCAAACCGCTAAGCAGAACTTGTCAGGCTACAAGCTGTTGACTACTTGGCCATGCGGCTTGGCCATGACTacctatttcatattttataaGCTAAGTTTCAAACTTCCAAAATGGTTGAGAATATAAATAACATTTGGCATATGCTACTTATAAATGGTGGCAAAAATACACAGCTAATATGTTCCCCAGGTCTGATTAACCAGTGTGCTATTTAaagtgatacggtcccattttggaaataagcttattttacacctctccttaagttaaataatagggttttaccgttctcctatactttcaaccgttctctgggtatggcagtgcaattttttcctcctagctagcagttaacattgactcatatgagaccagttagccgccagctggtctcataggaatcaatgttaactgttagcatggagataaaattggcactgccatactatgagaacggttgaaagtatagtagaacggtaaaaccctattatttaacccattgacgcctaaggcacctgcaaaaaagggtgctgaatgcctgagctctttttaagaaaagctgccttcagcctatacaaacctgaatatctcagcttctgaagcacataaaaatatgcaccaagttgcattgctaagaccatcatctttcattagaatgtattcattcatctcaaacaaacagagatttttaatagttgtctcaaatctcatgagcctgtgGCAGATATTTGTGCTTTTCAACACTTGTTTGGTTAACACCTGAACTCTACTGACCCACCCCCTACTTCTTGCTGATTTGACCACAGATTGCTAACCTACAGCGTCACAGCTCCTGAGATCCGGAGTGGGCCATTACGGATGAGGAAATCTAAACACTGCTTTGTGTCACAGCATCCGGATCAAAGAGTAAACAGGCACAAAGCAAAGTACTTTTTAATTATGTGTCTGgtgggtgcatacacacacacgcacacacacacacacacataaacacacacacacacataaacacacacacacacacacacacacacacacacacacactagagcgagagctagagagagagagagagagagagagagagagagagagagagagagagagagagagagagagagagaaaaaaacaattctTACTCTTTTACTCTGTTTTCGGCAACATGTCACAGATAATGGCATGGTCTTTTTCAACTTCCATCAACCATGTCTCAAGACACAAGGCCATGCATCAGACCACGATGTGCATTTTGTTCTATATTGTTCCATTAGTAACATATCCTGTTAAACGTCTTCAATTTaaggtgtttttatttttttaaattctctGTATGCGCATGACCTTCCTAACAGTGTTGTGGTCCCTGGGTCCTGGACCCTGCAAGTTCAAAGacatccaatacacacacacacacacacatacacaaacacaacaaggATCTAAGTGACCTCCTGTGAAAGTCAGTGGGGAGTTCAGTAAATGTGTATTTATTGGACTATGTGACGTAGAAGCTGTCTGGTAAGTCAAAGCAGAGTAAGAAGAACTTGTGAAAGGAtgatgcttggtgtgtgtgtgtgtgtgtgtgtgtgtgtgtgtgtgtgtgtgtgtgtgtgtgtgtgtgtgtgtgtgtgtctgtgtctgtgtgcgcgtgcatgagcgcgtgtgtgtgtgtgtttgtgtgtgtgtgtgtgtgtgtgtgtgtgcatgcgtgtgtgcgtgtgtgtgtgtgtgtgtgtgtgtgtgtgtgtgtgtgtgtgtgtgtgtgtgtgtgttacacacagagagaccgagatagacagacatatggagatagagagtgtgtgtgtgtgtgtgagagagagggagagagagagagagagagagagagagagagagagagagagagagagagagagagagaactggctaGTGGATGGGGCTTTAAATAACCTGGCTACAGTAAACTGTGAGTGAGCCCCTAGGCTGTCATTCagtcagctgacacacacacacacacacacacacacacacacacacacacacacacacacacacacacacacacacaccacacacacagacacacacacacacacacacacacacacacacacacacacacacacacacacacacacagactttcgcacacatacacacgcgcgcggcAAAAGGCTGCATTGGTACAAAGGACACACCCTGGTCTCTACTCAACCAGACGATtccagaccaaacacacacattctctctctctctctctcacacacacacacacacacacacacacacacacacacacacacacacacacacacacacacacacacacacacacacacacacacacacacacacgtgtgtgccttGCTGAAACAGCAACAGATGCAACCATATGACAGGGCTGCACAAGGTGGATGGAAAACCACAAGATTACAGGTCCTTCATTACAGATTACAGGCAACACTCCCCCTGGCCTTTTGAGGTTTcaacagacacacaaaagcacaggaCCTAAGAGCAGAGACACCCAGtgattttttaaagactgaatgCTCTCAAGTACACAATAGAGAGCAGAGCGTTTGACATTTAGATAAATGGTCAGGCAGCTGAGTGGACACCACCACTCGTTTACTGAATAGAATTTAGAATGATGCCGGGGTCCTAACTACCGTGGGTGTTTTGGCGGGATTCTCATTAATGGACATGAAAGTTGCCACCAACACATGACTTTACAGTTTGTACTGTATAAAAAatgtattatgattattatttgttgtgttttgtgaatTGAAACGGGTTAGAGAGCATACAGAAATGTTGGAAGGGCTGTGGAGTAGCTTTTCTCCATGGCTAAAACTTCATGTAAAATACTGGATATGCCGCACTAGCAACAGTAAGTCCCTTGCCTTGCTGCTGCTTTGCAATGTAATTCATGTATCAGCGTGAACAAAAGCAGAATATCAAAATAAACAAACCCTATAGAAGACATGTACACCTGACAATCCCATTCCCCTACAGTTCACATGCACACAACTGGCTCCAAGCCTGCCCCCCAACTTGCAAACAGTAGGCTTATAGGCAATGACCCCAGTCCGAGTGTGAATAATTCTTCCAGAACATTTCGACTTCTCCAGTGTGCTTATTTTTCCAACAGTTTTTTATCAACAAGAACACTGTATTGTGTACAAAGTTAtctttgggagaaaaaaaaactgataagTGTTATCAGGAATGTCTTTCACGGCATAATGTTAAAATAAATTCTAGAGCCTTCTATGTTGTTAGGTGGCTGAGGCAGCAGGCTGTGTAAGCTGTAGTGTACAGACATGGGACCTATGCACTATGATCCCTAATCCTCACAGGTCAGAGAGCCACTGATCTCTGTCAGCTTTGGCGGGTTTGTGTTCCTTTATCCTAACCTGAAGGCCAAGCTTGTTTGCATGACTCTCACAACAGTCGCACACATTCGCCCCGGCTCAGCACAATAGGCTGCCTACCCACTGTCTGAATCAGAAGCTCCCAGATCGAGGGGACCTCCGAGTCGTCTGACTGTGATGAGACTTAAACTACAAATTTAGTAATAGCCTATGTTTTACAGTTTTCACCTGAAAGAAGGTTAAAGTGCATGCCCTTCAACTACTTTGAGTACAGTGCATGGATTTGTTACAAATCTGTTGTTACAAGGTAGGCCCATCTGAATTAGGCTATGCTTTATCCTAATAAAATGGCAGGACAATAAAATGACAGGTAAGCCTATGTGTTCCTAAATAAACAGAAATCTTCAACTTACCCAGTTGGCGGCTTGGTATAGGAATTGCTGGCCATGTTGTATGTTGCTTGGGGTTCTGATTTTATATTCTCAGTCAAATGTCACCCGATGTTTCCTTTCGTCCAGCCAAGGACAGTGTGGTTTCTTTTAATCCCATTGGTCGTGTCTTGTCatgagagggaaaaaagtgtgttttttatttaaaacatATACAAAGCTTACTCATGGAGGATAAAGTTGTAGCCTATCATCCCACGAACCACGGTAAGACTCACAGACACGAGTTTCAATCCACAAAAAATGTGACCGCTTACTTTGACAGAACAAGTCAAATAGCCTACTTCCTCAAGTGAGTGTGAAAAAAATCTCGCAAAAGATAAGATGGCCTATGATATAATACCGCGCAACAACAAAAACCACTAAGCATGCAGAAGTAACAGAAAATCCAAGATATAGAAGAGCGTTGCGTGTCGCCCAAGTGGGGGTGATCTCTCCCTTGTCCTCTCGCTGTCAGCAACAGATTGAGCCTAGTGCGTCAGTGCACTCCGACAGTCCTCCTACCAGACTACCGACTGTAGAAACTATAGCAACTATTTAACTCCTGTTGTTGAATGGAGCTCAAAAAGTTACATTTTACATAACTTACTGCAACACTCAGGACACTTGTGTATAGGCCCTACGGTAAGTCCCCAGGCTCCAGCGACAATTTTAGAACACTGCGTTGTTCATTTTAAAAATAAGTTTGTAATCTTGGTGCGTCATTGGTAACTTACCTGCCACTGTGTTCGCGTTTATTCCATCAAAATGGTTGTTAAATTTGCTCCCGGTTCCTCGAAAACGCTCTGGCACACCGTTTAATGCTTTGAATAACGTTCAACTTCTTTCATATTCAAACCTGACTGTGTTGGTCGCCGCGCGCTCTGGGATGGGGATGCAGTTGCGCGTCGTCTGATTGGTTCTCCTATCCATAAGCCCGCCTTCGTTCAGCAGTTGACAACACACCATGTCCACGCTGACAGTTTCTCAGCCTGACTCAAGAGTAGAAAATACTCTTGTTTCGCCATACATTGGAATAGCACTTTTTCAAGagaatgtgtgttttgtggtaGGCCTGGGTGTAAAACTATGAATAAAAACATTATGTAGAACCTAATAAATACACAAATGTTTTAACCTTGCGAGGGATGGGCCTAGGCTAATCTATCCTAAAACAGCATGTTGGACGATTTTCATTATTATGctctttgtaggcctatattaccaaCCATAATGCCGTTGGGTATTTTTAGACCAAGCACCAGGCACAAACTCACTAAGACATTGTTTATGAACTACCGCGATGTTACCACACTATGGCGCTGTTGAACAAAATACCAATAGGCTACTACAATGCAGGTGTAGTGAGAACATGGGGCACTAAttcatcaaaacaaaaacaaaatatccAATGGAGTAGTAGACCAACTACTTATTCAGATGCAATAGTAGCAgcagtactgtagcctactagcaGTTGTTTGGTAGCAGTTATAATGCATATCTTCTTCAGTCACCCAAAGTGCTTTCTTTCACACATGTTTGACAGCTGAGTTTGAGATCCATAGCTGAAAGCCTACAGCAGCATTTCCTGTTTAATATGAGCCTGCACTGTtgcataggcctaggcctgcaTTCCTTTTTTTCTAGGAGAATTACTTTGAATCTTCAGGGCACCGTAGGCCTATGTCCATTTTGGAAGAATTTAGAGTATTATAACTGTACGTTTAGCTATGTTCGGAACCTGAAATAATCCCGTTTTCAGCCATGGAttacacacacaggtgaacagGTTTATTTCAAGTGACTTGGCAAACTATGGCAAGGACCATGTCTCATAAGCAGTGACATGAACCACAACCCTTGTAATAGTGGTAATAAAGATGGTATAAATAAACAATATAATAAATAACCATAAACGCATATTTCTATGACTGTCTTTATGAAAGATCCAAAATACTGTAGTGTAAATCATGGTGGTGAACCTATGgctctaaagtgcagggggacatcctagtttgtgttcatagtatggcccttggaggactttctacaatttgaagtggcccctcgaatgaaaaaggttccccacccctgctgtaaacccCATCTCTTAATTTTGTTAGCTGAGTCCCTTCAGACGTGTGAAGGCGTTGCTTTCAAACAGAAACCTTTTTGACTGCCTAATCAGGACATCTAAGCGTGCTGCATGGCCTACAAGGAGACCAACGTGTTcccgtatatacagtatacgcgcTCACTCTCTCAACGCAGGCTGTGGCATTTTACAAGCAGAGATGATGGAGATAAGCACTCTTTCATCTCATACCGTCTTGCGTGCAGACTCGCAGCCCCTGTGAGAGGCGGGGAGACTACCCAGAGTGCAAAAACAGGATCACCATATCTAGAAAAGACAAAAGAGATTCGTTCTACTTTACACTCATTGCttgctcactcacacattcacaccaaaAAGACAACAGGGTTCCTGAAGGTCCATCAGAAATCCACAGAGGATTCAACAGGCCCTCTCATACACCCTAGGTCCCTAAGGATCAGGCATGGACTCACTGGCTAGCTTTCAGAGTGATTCAGACTATGGTAAGTGCAATTGCATACATCACCTAATGATATTATTTTGGAGAACATTCTCTCATCTTaacaatattttttgttatttgagCCATTTTTGGACAGGATAGTGAATAGTAGGACTAGCActaaggagagaaggagatgggatAGAGTTGAcctgactcgaacctgggtcgcaaTGAGCAATTCCCTACACTGTATCGAACAGCTGTGCCACAGCAAATCCTGGCAGTGAACATTTTGCTCATTTACTTTATAGATTGCtaatttgtgtccgataagtatAGCTCCTATTGAAGCCTGTTCATTACTTCATCAAGTTTATAAGCAATGCAACAGCTATTTCATCATTGTTATTAGTACATGAATTTGTGCCATCTCACATTCTCTTCTTTGgtatttattcttcttctacttttGTTCCCACCACTTGACTGCCAATGTGACCCCCACTCTCCCCTCCTTGATCAGTCTTCTCACACTGTAGGTGTAGGCATCTGTCAGCAGCGTACACAGTACTTTCATTATGACTTTGACCCTTGCGTTGATCTTTTGTGTCTAATGTGGACAACCCCGTTTTTGCCGATCAGATAGTTTAAGTTCACAAATTAACAATATTTTAATGTGATTGTTTAGTAACTGCTATCCCAGTGTATTTTCCTTATTTTTtcaatgtatgtacagtatataacttTCCACAAAGAAATCTTGAGCTGAAAGTGTCTATCTTTGGAGGTCACAGCCAGATGCCTAATGTGAATGTCCCAGGGCCATTAGCCACATGTAACACCTCATCATTAAATTGTGATTAAATTGTAATTCTTCAGTAGGCGTAAGTACTTTGAACAGTAGACTATATTAATGCTTGAGTACTTTCTGAATTTGAAAAGTACACTGATACTTGTCTATGTGTGTTCTAAAAACAGATTATATCCCCGAAGAATACACAGCAACAACACCGTACTACTACTACGACTCCAGTACGGGAGCTACGACTGAACCGTGCAAGACTGGAGGCTGGGAGTCCTTCGGTCAGGTGTTCCTGCCCACCCTCTACAGCCTTGTGTTTGTGACCGGGTTGCTGGGCAACGGCCTGGTGGTCTGTGTCCTGCTGTGGTTCCGTCGCAGGTGCAACCTGACAGACGTGTGTCTGTTGAACCTGGCTCTGTCTGACCTGCTGTTCgtgctgtctctgcctctctgggcCACGTACGCCGCCAAGGGCTCCTGGCCTTGGAACATCGCCATGTGCCGCCTCATGACCTTACTCTACACCACCGGTTTCTATGGCAGCATTGGCTTCATGGTTGCCATGACGCTCGACCGTTACCTGCTCATACTCCACCCCACCTTGGCTGTCACGTGGCGCACATTTAAAAAGGGCATGCTTGTGATTGGAGCGGTGTGGGCTTTGAGTTTCATGGCTTCACTGCCAAGTCTCATGTTGGTAGAAGTGAACACCACCACTAACACATGTGGCCTGAAGGACTCCTGGTGGCGATCCTTTGATTTTGTGGAGATGAACATCCTGGGACTGGTCCTTCCCTTGTCCGTCATGATGTTCTGCTATGCACGGATCATACCCACGCTCATCAGGATGAGGACCCACAAGAAGCACAAAGCCATCAGGCTCATTGTCACCGTCGTTGCCACCTTCTTCCTCTTCTGGACGCCCTATCACATTGCCCTCTTCCTTCACATGCTCAAGGAGCAGGGCTTCTTGCAGGGCATGGATTGCCACCAGATGCACCAGCTGGATCTGGCCATGAAGGTGGCAGAGACCCTGGCCTTCACCCACTGCTGTCTCAACCCCATCATCTACGCCTTCGCTGGGGAGAAGTTCTGCAGGCTGGTGGTGAAGATGCTGGGGAAGCGGCTGCCACTGTGCTCCACGTCCAGGCAatacagcacagagcacagaAGCTCTGTGTTTTCACGATCGTCAGAGATGACCTCCAGCAGACTTATATAAAACATCTGTTTCTGTTGGATTCATAGATTAAAAGAGATGATATTCTTAGGATGTGGCACATCAATCCCTCTGATATACTGAATATCGCAAGCCAAAGAATTTAGTGGAATGCCTGTCATGACAATGTCATGGTCTCTTGGAAACCGTGACACTTGAGATTGTTTTGGTAGTTCCAGACTTAATAGCAAAAGTCACATACGTAACATTGCTTTAGGTTATGATAAGCCTTCCATTCTATTTCTGGCATTTGATGTGAGCGTTAAATATTACCCTTTGCTCACCCTTGAGGATAGCTTGGAAAAATAAGTCAATCAAATTGAATCAggtttttccttttgttttttctTAGGAGTGGACTGAATAAATGTGaaaatattttacaaaaaaacataGAGAGATTTTTATCACTAGGTTGTAGAAACAATAGTTTGTTATTTGCATACTGTGTCATCTGCATACTGTTCTGTCCTCATTTACTGGGAGCCTCAGACCTTTCAGGTGTCTTTTGTGGTCAACGCTGCACCAGATTCCTAGCAGAAGTCTGATAAGGATCTATTGTTTGTTTCCTCTCCTAAATGAAAGTAGATCGAAAACAAACCTTTGAGTTCAGTGCAAACTACTGTCcagaagagggtttttttttagatcACACAAGAATAGGAGTCATTTGCCACAATAG from Engraulis encrasicolus isolate BLACKSEA-1 chromosome 5, IST_EnEncr_1.0, whole genome shotgun sequence includes:
- the LOC134449850 gene encoding C-C chemokine receptor type 4-like yields the protein MDSLASFQSDSDYDYIPEEYTATTPYYYYDSSTGATTEPCKTGGWESFGQVFLPTLYSLVFVTGLLGNGLVVCVLLWFRRRCNLTDVCLLNLALSDLLFVLSLPLWATYAAKGSWPWNIAMCRLMTLLYTTGFYGSIGFMVAMTLDRYLLILHPTLAVTWRTFKKGMLVIGAVWALSFMASLPSLMLVEVNTTTNTCGLKDSWWRSFDFVEMNILGLVLPLSVMMFCYARIIPTLIRMRTHKKHKAIRLIVTVVATFFLFWTPYHIALFLHMLKEQGFLQGMDCHQMHQLDLAMKVAETLAFTHCCLNPIIYAFAGEKFCRLVVKMLGKRLPLCSTSRQYSTEHRSSVFSRSSEMTSSRLI